A window from Leptospira wolffii serovar Khorat str. Khorat-H2 encodes these proteins:
- a CDS encoding biotin/lipoyl-containing protein, with product MIDYQNRRITFRESASPWIHSFTLESIKCLIVCRGPVRKEAMEIFDQIGIREYGILLSEKDSVVYPMALAPELRGFRFPSNIHRVPDYMGAGAEEKAARIKQIIQIAKDNEYTHIFAGYGFMAEDSEFIEAIEESGITFMGPSSHVAHQAGSKDEAKKLARKLNVSVTPGVDNISAICLLKKAGDEKALTSLAKEKGLDFKFDSSKSLEDNAEALLYAGYEKIVELVTIADLQAQAEIETAKIWEKFPSNRIRFKYVGGGGGKGQRVVAKPEEVKTAVQEILSESKVTAPGSNRNFLMELNIEKTRHNEIQLIGNGEWCLALGGRDCSVQMHEQKLLEISLTQELLEKEIQDSEKASQKKKAEILKADLQVLKDMEEQSERFGQAVNLNSVSTFELIVDGTNHFFMEMNTRIQVEHRVTEIAYTLKFTNPENKSEFFIVDSLIEAMALLSLHGKRLPKPERVVRNISGAEVRINATNKAIQPHAGGVILNWSKPLPEEIRDDQGISVRNPDTGLFIHYKVAGAYDSNIALLITYGTSREDNLRKLGNILRKTELRGQDLQTNLIVHYGLINWILGKDPMFKPSTAFMISYLAAVGALESLGKDVDLEVAWNKIVSSAPAEAKKILARKLTLITRPVTELLSDAHLLAGFLGYHENVSWKIEKEKVVWLRNPIFVLSELYYYLHMEGELHQSPSEQIWDHDQAILQSAFAFYKELEAKTGKKADSVEWDAFFSGKAPAGFEPELWNKAVSSHKGFQVGLELLNLIPNLGSKSGFYTLTVDENLEPVIPEIFKKSDTRDAFIKHLAPAPKASSDEIVSPMGGMFYSKEAPDLPSMVNVGDHFKVGQPLFIVEVMKMFNKITAPFSGTIKEVLLQDSDGKIIQKGQSIFKIVPDEVLKIETPEEIQDRRNKITLSLL from the coding sequence ATGATCGACTACCAAAATCGACGCATTACCTTCCGCGAATCCGCTTCTCCTTGGATCCATTCCTTTACGCTGGAGAGCATCAAATGTCTGATCGTTTGCCGTGGGCCTGTCCGAAAAGAGGCTATGGAGATATTCGATCAGATCGGAATCAGAGAATACGGAATTCTTCTCTCCGAAAAGGATTCCGTGGTTTATCCTATGGCTCTCGCTCCGGAACTAAGAGGCTTTCGTTTTCCTTCCAATATACACCGAGTTCCGGATTATATGGGAGCGGGAGCGGAAGAGAAAGCCGCACGCATTAAACAAATCATCCAGATCGCCAAGGATAACGAATACACTCATATCTTTGCAGGATACGGATTCATGGCGGAGGATTCCGAATTCATCGAGGCAATCGAAGAAAGCGGAATCACGTTTATGGGACCTTCTTCTCATGTGGCTCACCAAGCAGGGTCCAAGGACGAGGCCAAGAAACTCGCACGTAAGCTGAACGTTTCCGTCACTCCCGGTGTGGATAATATTTCCGCTATCTGCCTTCTCAAAAAAGCGGGAGATGAAAAAGCTCTCACTTCTTTGGCGAAAGAAAAGGGATTGGACTTCAAATTCGATTCTTCCAAATCTTTGGAGGACAACGCGGAAGCTCTCTTATACGCCGGATACGAGAAGATCGTCGAGTTGGTAACTATCGCCGATCTGCAAGCTCAAGCTGAAATCGAGACCGCCAAAATCTGGGAAAAATTTCCATCCAATCGGATTCGATTCAAATACGTAGGCGGAGGCGGCGGTAAAGGCCAAAGGGTTGTCGCCAAGCCGGAGGAAGTAAAGACCGCGGTTCAGGAAATTCTTTCCGAATCCAAGGTGACGGCTCCCGGTTCCAACCGGAACTTCCTCATGGAATTGAACATCGAAAAGACTCGCCATAACGAGATCCAATTGATCGGAAACGGAGAATGGTGTCTTGCATTGGGCGGAAGGGATTGCTCTGTGCAGATGCACGAGCAAAAACTTTTAGAGATCTCTCTCACCCAGGAACTTCTTGAAAAGGAAATCCAAGACTCCGAGAAAGCGTCCCAAAAGAAAAAGGCCGAAATCCTAAAAGCTGATCTCCAAGTCTTGAAGGACATGGAAGAACAATCCGAAAGATTCGGACAAGCGGTTAACCTAAATAGCGTTTCCACCTTCGAGTTGATCGTGGACGGAACCAATCACTTCTTCATGGAGATGAATACTCGGATCCAAGTGGAGCATAGGGTGACTGAAATTGCCTATACTCTCAAGTTTACGAATCCGGAAAATAAATCCGAGTTCTTTATCGTAGATAGCCTTATCGAAGCTATGGCGTTACTTTCCCTGCACGGAAAACGACTGCCTAAACCAGAAAGAGTGGTTCGCAATATTTCGGGAGCGGAAGTCCGAATCAATGCTACGAACAAAGCCATCCAGCCTCACGCAGGCGGTGTGATTTTAAATTGGTCTAAGCCTCTTCCGGAAGAAATCCGTGACGACCAAGGGATCTCCGTCCGCAATCCGGATACCGGTCTATTTATCCATTACAAGGTCGCAGGAGCTTACGATTCCAATATCGCTCTTTTAATCACCTACGGAACGAGTAGAGAAGATAACCTTCGCAAATTAGGAAATATTCTCCGCAAGACCGAACTTAGGGGACAGGACCTTCAAACCAACCTGATCGTACATTACGGTTTGATAAATTGGATTTTGGGCAAGGATCCCATGTTCAAACCTTCCACCGCTTTTATGATCTCTTATCTGGCGGCGGTAGGCGCTCTGGAAAGTCTGGGTAAGGACGTGGATCTGGAAGTGGCCTGGAACAAAATCGTTTCTTCCGCTCCAGCGGAAGCGAAGAAGATTCTCGCGCGTAAACTCACTCTGATCACTCGACCGGTAACGGAACTACTTTCCGATGCGCATCTACTCGCGGGCTTTCTAGGATACCACGAGAATGTTTCCTGGAAGATAGAGAAGGAAAAAGTAGTTTGGCTCAGAAACCCGATCTTCGTTTTATCAGAGCTCTATTATTATCTGCATATGGAAGGAGAATTGCACCAATCTCCTTCCGAGCAAATCTGGGATCACGACCAGGCGATACTGCAATCCGCATTCGCTTTCTACAAGGAATTGGAAGCTAAGACAGGCAAAAAAGCGGACTCTGTAGAATGGGACGCGTTCTTTTCCGGAAAGGCGCCTGCCGGTTTCGAACCGGAGCTTTGGAACAAAGCCGTTTCTTCTCATAAAGGATTCCAAGTAGGTTTGGAGTTATTGAACCTAATCCCGAATCTGGGAAGCAAATCCGGTTTCTATACTCTTACCGTGGATGAAAATCTGGAACCGGTTATTCCGGAAATATTCAAAAAATCGGATACTAGAGACGCGTTCATCAAGCATCTGGCGCCGGCTCCTAAGGCGAGTTCCGACGAGATCGTTTCTCCTATGGGGGGAATGTTCTATTCCAAGGAGGCTCCGGATCTTCCTTCAATGGTGAATGTGGGCGACCACTTCAAAGTGGGACAGCCTCTCTTTATCGTGGAAGTGATGAAAATGTTCAATAAGATCACGGCTCCTTTCTCGGGAACCATCAAAGAGGTTCTTCTGCAGGATAGCGATGGAAAGATCATCCAGAAAGGACAGTCCATCTTCAAGATCGTTCCGGACGAGGTTTTAAAGATCGAAACTCCGGAAGAAATCCAAGATAGAAGAAATAAGATTACTCTTTCTCTTCTTTAA
- the ispH gene encoding 4-hydroxy-3-methylbut-2-enyl diphosphate reductase, translating to MLEKIYLANPRGFCAGVKYAISYVEQVQSHSQDQIYVRKEIVHNRRVVEDMKKRGIKFINELEEAPDGSTVIFSAHGVSPAVVEEAKRRNMKIGDATCPLVTRVHRKARRYKDTHQIIYIGHQGHDEAIGTTGEAEMFLVESPEDVQALVGKLDITKPITYLMQTTLSIADTKKVVEKIGELFPMVEHPSKDDICYATTERQEAVASMMDSIDAMMVIGADNSSNSLRLLQLAQKSKPLSFKVTSVEDLDRERILSASIKMLGITAGASTPQILVDEIIAKLREFYPQASVELFPGSREDSMSFKLPANLLM from the coding sequence ATGCTCGAAAAGATCTATCTCGCCAACCCCCGAGGCTTCTGCGCCGGAGTAAAGTATGCGATTTCTTATGTGGAACAGGTGCAGTCCCATTCCCAGGACCAAATCTATGTTCGAAAGGAAATCGTCCATAATCGTAGAGTCGTAGAGGATATGAAAAAGCGCGGGATCAAGTTTATCAACGAGCTGGAAGAAGCTCCGGACGGATCCACGGTGATTTTTTCGGCTCACGGAGTTTCTCCCGCGGTGGTCGAGGAAGCGAAACGTAGAAACATGAAAATAGGCGACGCCACCTGCCCTTTAGTGACTCGGGTCCATCGTAAGGCGCGCAGATACAAGGATACTCATCAGATCATTTATATAGGCCACCAAGGTCATGACGAGGCGATCGGAACCACGGGAGAGGCGGAGATGTTTCTCGTGGAATCTCCCGAAGATGTACAGGCTCTAGTGGGAAAATTGGATATTACGAAACCGATCACTTATCTCATGCAGACTACTCTTTCCATCGCAGACACGAAAAAGGTAGTCGAAAAGATCGGGGAACTCTTTCCGATGGTGGAGCATCCCTCCAAAGACGATATATGCTACGCGACCACGGAAAGACAGGAGGCGGTCGCCTCCATGATGGATTCCATAGACGCGATGATGGTGATCGGGGCGGATAATAGTTCCAATTCTCTCCGCTTATTGCAATTGGCGCAGAAGTCCAAGCCGCTTTCTTTTAAAGTCACATCCGTAGAGGATCTAGATAGGGAAAGAATCCTTTCCGCTTCCATCAAAATGCTCGGAATCACTGCCGGAGCCTCCACTCCTCAGATTCTAGTGGATGAGATCATAGCCAAGCTCCGAGAATTTTATCCGCAAGCCAGTGTGGAATTATTCCCAGGATCCAGAGAAGATTCCATGAGCTTTAAATTACCCGCAAATTTGTTGATGTAA
- a CDS encoding flagellin: MIINHNISAIFAHRTLKFNSESMNKDIEKLSSGMRINRAGDDASGLAVSEKMRTQVGGLRRAEQNTEDGMSLIQTAEGYLQETHEVVQRIRVLAVQAANGIYTEEDRQQIQVEVSQLVDEIDRIASQAEFNKMKLLTGAFARLNPTASMWFHMGANMHQRERVYIETMNTAALGLRNPTVLTFISLSTAGKANSVIGLADDALRLISKQRADLGAYYNRLEHAAKGLMNAYENIQAAESRIRDTDMAEQMTSFTRYQILTQAATAMLAQANMKPQTVLQLLK; this comes from the coding sequence ATGATTATTAACCACAATATCAGTGCCATTTTCGCTCATAGAACTTTGAAGTTCAATAGCGAAAGCATGAACAAAGACATCGAAAAATTGTCTTCCGGTATGCGTATTAACCGTGCAGGTGACGACGCTTCCGGTTTGGCCGTGTCCGAAAAAATGAGGACTCAGGTCGGAGGTTTGCGCAGGGCGGAACAAAACACTGAAGACGGTATGTCTTTGATCCAAACGGCGGAAGGGTATCTGCAAGAAACCCATGAAGTCGTCCAAAGGATCCGCGTGCTTGCGGTGCAGGCTGCGAACGGTATCTACACCGAAGAAGACCGTCAACAAATACAAGTAGAGGTGTCCCAGTTGGTCGACGAGATCGACAGGATCGCATCTCAGGCCGAGTTCAACAAGATGAAACTCCTTACCGGAGCCTTCGCTCGTTTGAATCCGACTGCTAGTATGTGGTTCCATATGGGTGCTAACATGCACCAAAGAGAGAGAGTGTATATCGAAACGATGAACACCGCGGCTCTGGGTCTCAGAAACCCGACCGTTCTGACTTTCATCTCTCTTTCTACGGCGGGAAAAGCGAACTCCGTAATCGGCCTTGCCGACGACGCTCTGAGATTGATCTCCAAGCAAAGAGCGGACTTGGGAGCTTATTACAACCGTCTGGAACATGCTGCTAAAGGTCTCATGAACGCTTATGAGAACATCCAAGCGGCTGAATCACGGATTCGTGATACTGATATGGCTGAGCAAATGACCAGCTTTACCAGATATCAGATTCTGACTCAAGCTGCGACTGCGATGCTCGCTCAGGCGAACATGAAGCCGCAAACCGTGCTCCAGCTATTGAAGTAA
- a CDS encoding ArnT family glycosyltransferase produces MRNPFFPLSILAYIALLLFGLGSFPLIDWDENIYGAISKGMFQSGEYFRMQVNGQTFGEKPPLFFWIANGFYKILGISEISTRLPSVLSGLISFFVLVRFGSYLRNRNFGFVWAGIYASSLLPLVLARTAYIDHLFNTLILISVLSFYLYSEREEQNFRTRIVWAVGAAFFGSLAVLTKGPLGLGIPILIFVGNRIWERRFRFHFSDALVFAGVCLVVLSFYYLTNFLIYGDEFLVQFFDFQKKLLTQSLESHTGPFYYHFIVAFIGFFPWTVFLFYLPKNIQIFKSKETAKISRYFLIWILSVLLIFSVVKTKLPHYSSSIYVGFAFFAALLWEERKTELGKAFGFVFLGIGLVFGLLFAGLPWILLQVASNFGVSPSDLPEFSAWDSIPGLLLVLGITISFYYLIDDKRKGSVNFLISGVFGMLLFIASLSAILVPKVLHFLQDGTLRLFDSASSSGNKIVFYKYLSFYPMFYREDRIHIVGSYKFKDESELFKSTEKLSIICNENSLLELVLSYPDRKFETVSKENTVILIKSEPKLGSGSDQR; encoded by the coding sequence ATGCGAAATCCGTTTTTCCCACTCTCTATTTTGGCTTATATCGCACTTTTACTCTTCGGTTTGGGAAGCTTTCCCCTCATCGATTGGGATGAGAATATCTACGGGGCTATTTCGAAGGGAATGTTCCAATCCGGAGAATACTTCCGGATGCAAGTGAACGGTCAGACTTTCGGAGAAAAACCTCCCTTGTTTTTTTGGATCGCAAACGGATTCTATAAGATCTTGGGGATTTCGGAAATCTCCACAAGACTTCCTTCGGTTCTGAGCGGACTCATTTCTTTCTTCGTTTTGGTCCGCTTCGGTTCTTATCTTCGCAACCGAAATTTCGGATTCGTCTGGGCTGGGATCTACGCTTCTTCCCTGCTCCCCTTAGTACTTGCGAGAACCGCGTATATAGATCATCTATTCAATACTCTCATTCTTATTTCCGTTCTCAGTTTTTATCTGTATAGCGAAAGAGAAGAGCAAAACTTCCGAACGAGGATTGTCTGGGCGGTCGGTGCCGCATTCTTCGGGAGTCTGGCGGTTCTAACGAAAGGTCCTTTGGGACTCGGGATCCCGATTCTAATCTTTGTGGGAAATCGAATCTGGGAAAGAAGGTTTCGATTCCATTTTTCGGATGCTCTTGTTTTTGCGGGAGTTTGCTTGGTCGTTCTTTCCTTTTACTACCTGACGAATTTTCTTATCTACGGAGATGAATTCCTGGTTCAATTCTTCGATTTCCAGAAGAAGTTACTGACCCAATCCCTGGAATCGCATACGGGTCCCTTTTATTATCATTTCATTGTGGCCTTCATCGGATTTTTCCCGTGGACGGTCTTTCTATTTTACCTACCCAAGAATATTCAGATTTTTAAATCTAAGGAAACTGCAAAAATCTCCCGCTACTTTCTCATCTGGATACTTTCGGTTTTACTTATCTTCTCCGTTGTCAAAACCAAATTGCCTCATTATTCCTCTTCGATCTATGTCGGTTTCGCTTTTTTCGCGGCCTTGCTATGGGAAGAAAGGAAAACCGAATTAGGCAAAGCGTTTGGATTCGTATTCCTTGGGATCGGATTGGTATTCGGATTATTATTTGCCGGCCTCCCTTGGATCCTGTTACAGGTCGCATCCAATTTCGGAGTTTCCCCTTCAGACCTCCCCGAATTTTCGGCCTGGGATTCTATCCCCGGACTCTTGTTGGTTTTAGGAATCACGATTTCCTTTTATTACCTAATCGACGATAAAAGGAAAGGCTCGGTGAATTTCCTAATTTCCGGGGTATTCGGTATGCTTTTGTTTATCGCAAGTCTCTCGGCGATTTTAGTTCCTAAGGTGCTTCATTTTTTACAAGACGGAACCTTGAGACTCTTCGATTCGGCGTCTTCTTCCGGAAATAAGATCGTATTTTACAAATATCTTTCCTTTTATCCCATGTTTTATCGGGAAGATAGAATCCATATAGTAGGAAGCTATAAATTCAAGGACGAGTCGGAACTATTCAAATCCACAGAGAAACTTTCCATTATCTGCAATGAAAACAGTCTATTGGAATTGGTTCTCTCTTATCCGGATCGCAAATTCGAAACAGTTTCCAAGGAGAATACGGTAATTCTTATCAAATCCGAGCCCAAGCTCGGATCCGGTTCGGATCAGCGATAA
- a CDS encoding glycosyltransferase family 2 protein, with amino-acid sequence MKIAVVLPAYNEELTIEKTILSFFRELPQAVFVIVDNRSSDKTFEIAKKTLEEYKITGTVLHEPRPGKANAVRTAFYETDADIYIMSDADLTYPAEEIHALLAERERKSLDMLVGDRLSNGRYGKENKRPFHSTGNRLVLSLINFLFGSKLRDPMSGYRVFSRKFVKNYPVLASGFELEIEMTLHALDKRFRIGEIPIAYKDRPQGSFSKLNTIRDGYRVLKHILWIFKDYKPMQFFGFFSVVTAGLALLAGYPAIVDYIRFRYVYHVPLAILATGLVVLSWIQISIGLILHTVAKIQRTNFEHSLLRFESRNSGKQYSKIFSDPVSYR; translated from the coding sequence ATGAAAATCGCCGTCGTACTACCAGCCTATAATGAAGAATTGACCATAGAAAAGACGATTCTTTCCTTTTTTCGAGAATTGCCTCAAGCGGTGTTCGTGATCGTAGACAATCGATCCTCGGACAAAACCTTCGAGATCGCAAAGAAGACATTAGAAGAATATAAAATAACAGGGACGGTTTTACACGAGCCTCGCCCGGGAAAAGCGAATGCGGTTCGGACGGCGTTTTACGAAACCGATGCGGACATATATATCATGTCGGATGCGGATCTTACCTACCCCGCCGAAGAAATCCACGCCTTACTTGCGGAGAGAGAAAGGAAAAGCCTGGATATGCTAGTAGGTGACAGATTGAGTAACGGAAGATACGGCAAGGAGAATAAGCGTCCCTTCCATTCCACAGGGAATCGATTGGTCCTTAGCCTGATCAATTTTCTATTCGGTTCCAAACTGAGGGATCCCATGAGCGGTTATAGGGTATTCTCTCGTAAATTCGTAAAGAACTACCCCGTGCTTGCTTCCGGTTTCGAGCTGGAAATCGAAATGACCCTACACGCTTTGGATAAGAGATTCCGCATCGGAGAAATTCCGATCGCTTATAAGGATAGGCCCCAAGGTAGTTTTTCCAAATTGAATACGATTCGGGACGGATACCGGGTTCTCAAACATATCTTATGGATCTTCAAGGATTACAAACCGATGCAATTCTTCGGGTTCTTTTCCGTGGTGACTGCCGGACTTGCGCTTTTGGCCGGTTATCCGGCAATTGTGGATTATATCCGTTTTAGATACGTATATCATGTTCCTTTGGCGATCCTAGCGACAGGCCTAGTTGTTTTATCCTGGATCCAGATCAGTATAGGTCTTATTCTTCATACTGTCGCCAAAATCCAAAGAACGAATTTCGAACATTCTCTATTGCGCTTCGAAAGCAGAAATAGCGGAAAGCAATATTCTAAGATATTCTCCGATCCGGTCTCTTATCGCTGA
- a CDS encoding TolC family protein — protein MNRAFIVSFIIIFSFSLSAKAEKKDLEEILGILATEHPESKSLAGLSQAHKSHSEAAGILPDPKIGFAYRNYPTRNGYSLNGDRALDTPTMTGVELSISQEFPFPGKLGTEKRISKLMQNEASFAYMSGVNRILGEFFSKLNRYQHSEKKKAINDKILVVLGAQKSISESSYAYGGNTLSGVLKSAVAKTEAAEKETEYSTQLKDLRSQLEYYQISNKLSFQEIRELELDSFLDKKFEELENLVGSEAKLVEESPEYKIQTEEEKRLKEQAKLAKYSLAPQTEVFFSYMKRRSQTYALDQGPLNYGLMDSTEYRGDLFSLGMNMRVPFWSAFKWNSITGESEHLAEVGKDSVEKTRIQMRSELNRSLSLAKGTMDQIRLVEKRLIPELERSARAGSYQYAAEKSTVQDSLLAQTEILNAKIRLEDLKERKNESVLNALKLLSLIYKENEIPNHDKHNTGDKK, from the coding sequence ATGAATCGCGCATTCATCGTCTCATTCATTATAATATTCTCATTTTCCCTTTCGGCCAAGGCCGAGAAAAAAGACCTAGAAGAGATTCTAGGAATACTAGCTACGGAACATCCCGAATCCAAATCCTTGGCGGGACTTTCCCAGGCTCATAAATCCCATTCGGAGGCGGCAGGTATCCTTCCGGATCCGAAAATCGGATTCGCTTATAGGAATTATCCCACTCGAAACGGATATTCACTAAATGGAGATCGTGCCCTGGATACTCCCACCATGACCGGGGTGGAGCTTTCCATTTCCCAAGAGTTTCCATTTCCGGGAAAACTAGGAACGGAGAAAAGAATCTCCAAACTCATGCAAAACGAAGCCTCTTTCGCATATATGTCGGGGGTAAATAGAATTCTTGGAGAATTCTTTTCTAAATTAAATCGCTACCAGCATTCGGAAAAGAAAAAGGCCATTAACGATAAGATCCTAGTCGTTCTAGGCGCCCAAAAATCCATTAGCGAAAGTTCCTACGCTTACGGAGGAAACACTCTCTCAGGCGTTCTGAAATCCGCCGTGGCAAAAACGGAAGCCGCAGAAAAGGAGACGGAGTATTCTACCCAACTCAAGGACCTAAGGTCCCAATTGGAATATTACCAAATCTCCAATAAGCTTTCTTTCCAAGAGATCCGCGAATTGGAATTGGATTCTTTCCTGGACAAGAAATTCGAGGAACTGGAGAATTTGGTCGGCTCCGAAGCGAAATTAGTCGAAGAAAGTCCAGAGTACAAGATCCAAACCGAAGAGGAAAAACGACTTAAGGAACAGGCCAAATTGGCGAAATATTCCCTGGCTCCCCAAACGGAAGTATTCTTTTCCTACATGAAGAGAAGATCCCAGACCTACGCTCTGGACCAAGGCCCCCTGAATTACGGACTCATGGATAGTACGGAATATAGAGGAGATCTATTCAGTTTGGGCATGAACATGCGAGTGCCGTTCTGGTCCGCCTTCAAATGGAATTCCATCACCGGAGAAAGCGAACACCTTGCGGAAGTAGGAAAAGACTCCGTAGAAAAGACAAGAATCCAAATGCGTTCCGAGTTGAATCGTAGCCTATCCCTGGCGAAAGGAACGATGGATCAGATCCGTCTTGTGGAAAAAAGACTCATCCCTGAATTGGAGCGCTCCGCAAGAGCCGGTTCCTACCAATATGCGGCGGAAAAATCCACGGTCCAAGACAGTCTGCTCGCGCAAACTGAGATTCTAAACGCTAAAATAAGATTGGAGGATTTGAAGGAACGTAAGAACGAATCCGTTCTGAACGCCTTGAAACTTTTAAGCCTTATCTATAAAGAGAACGAAATTCCAAACCACGATAAACACAATACGGGAGATAAAAAATGA
- a CDS encoding LIC13259/LIC11441 family protein produces the protein MKLALFHLILILSIVLSLPVFAHEGKETFVLKEVSKIHSEIFAEKPGPLDTKKLSDLLKKEADSKKDTEAFRKAAPIAEELGRTNELDKKRELFQKLSEALEPILGHHDKSGVSLFYCPMLKKKWLASGKEIRNPYDKKMKGCGEIVREAQ, from the coding sequence ATGAAATTAGCTCTTTTCCATCTTATACTTATCCTATCCATCGTTCTTTCCTTGCCGGTTTTCGCCCACGAGGGAAAGGAAACCTTCGTATTGAAAGAAGTCTCTAAGATCCACTCCGAGATCTTCGCCGAAAAACCGGGACCATTGGATACCAAGAAACTCTCCGACTTACTTAAGAAAGAAGCGGACAGTAAGAAAGACACCGAAGCATTTCGCAAAGCCGCTCCCATTGCGGAAGAGCTAGGGCGCACAAATGAATTGGATAAGAAGAGGGAACTCTTCCAAAAGCTTTCCGAGGCATTGGAACCTATCTTAGGGCATCATGATAAATCAGGAGTTTCCTTATTCTATTGTCCTATGCTGAAAAAGAAATGGCTCGCTTCCGGTAAGGAAATTCGAAACCCCTATGATAAAAAGATGAAAGGCTGCGGGGAGATCGTTCGTGAAGCCCAGTGA
- a CDS encoding efflux RND transporter periplasmic adaptor subunit → MLRGLIRSSFILAVLFFIVECGHKKEIYYCPMHPHYTSDKPGTCPICNMDLVKKEDSNSDHSDHEKKSTLSEAKQMEEGELLLSNEKQQSIGIKTEEVALRDLAKKFRAYSNVAYDPELYAALTEYKEALRSSAVLSDSAGIGLGNLQLRLRQLGLSPDQIRLWASGKRDPSELILGGKGGRAHIYSQIYESDLTSVKPGLEVRFKTDVYPEKEFPGKIQSIDTILDKNNRTLRLRSEVSDPQHLLKPQMFGEVEIDWKLKRILSVPTSAILDTGRRKIVYMQTGPDRFRAVEVETGKSTDTWTEILSGLEQGQRVVSESTFLLDSEAKIRFGSGSEPHVH, encoded by the coding sequence ATCTTGAGAGGACTCATTCGATCTTCTTTTATACTCGCAGTCTTATTCTTTATCGTAGAATGCGGGCATAAGAAAGAGATCTATTATTGCCCGATGCATCCGCATTATACATCGGATAAACCGGGTACTTGTCCTATCTGTAATATGGACCTCGTAAAAAAAGAGGATAGTAATTCGGACCATTCCGATCACGAGAAAAAATCCACTCTTTCTGAAGCTAAGCAAATGGAAGAAGGAGAACTTCTTCTTTCCAACGAAAAACAACAGTCCATCGGAATCAAGACCGAGGAGGTTGCATTGAGAGATCTGGCCAAAAAGTTCCGGGCTTATTCCAATGTCGCCTATGATCCCGAATTGTACGCCGCCTTGACGGAATACAAGGAAGCTTTACGGTCCTCTGCTGTGCTTTCCGATTCCGCTGGAATCGGTTTGGGAAACCTACAACTTAGATTACGACAGCTCGGACTCTCTCCCGACCAGATCCGACTCTGGGCCTCCGGAAAAAGGGACCCGTCCGAATTGATCCTAGGTGGAAAAGGGGGAAGGGCGCATATATATTCCCAGATCTACGAATCGGATCTCACCTCCGTAAAACCGGGCCTGGAAGTTCGATTCAAGACGGACGTCTATCCTGAAAAGGAATTTCCCGGAAAAATCCAAAGCATAGACACTATATTAGATAAAAATAACAGAACCTTGCGATTACGCAGCGAGGTATCGGATCCGCAGCATCTTCTCAAACCCCAAATGTTCGGAGAAGTGGAGATCGACTGGAAATTGAAGAGAATTTTATCCGTTCCGACCTCCGCCATTCTGGATACGGGCAGAAGAAAAATCGTATATATGCAAACGGGACCCGACCGATTCCGCGCCGTAGAAGTAGAAACCGGCAAGTCCACGGATACTTGGACGGAAATTCTTTCCGGCCTAGAGCAAGGCCAGAGAGTCGTAAGCGAATCCACCTTTTTATTGGATTCGGAAGCAAAGATCCGATTCGGTTCCGGTTCCGAACCGCATGTACACTGA